The proteins below are encoded in one region of Halocatena salina:
- a CDS encoding PhoX family protein — MASEHTRRETLKLLSALGAAGIVGSGSVMAVPSHGHEGVGATLNRFATTVAGAEITGVFVTQDGQLFFNVQHPSETAQERYQPGAIGAVAGVDMHRLPADFESVQPPESPAEYVTTAAGEYQILATSNDETESGQRLGMPYSPDGEPLTDGNDPDFNGFISSDKTTDEGYLFTNWEDVPGMMSRLHLRQSRSTGRWSVLERTNVDFREVEGTWNNCFGTVTPWNTPLTSEEYEPDARAWFHEDEQTYNNQEAKIESYLGRFGNAYRYGYIVEIEEPRSDDPAPTKHYTMGRFSHENAVVMPDAQTVYMSDDGTGTVFFKFVADVPGDLSAGTLYAAAAKQQGGSTDPRDVSFKLEWIELAHATDEAVESWIADYDDQDPSSDPTYITDEQIQTWANGNADDDRAAFLESRKAAAAKGATNEFRKMEGVNVRPNATPGDHLYLAMSELNETMRSNDDTDEFGDPQDDVRLDREDSGAVYRLRLDGNYDVHRMEPAVVGGDHATICGGCPYDARPNSNATVCQDCAYNPSSATETSSSTTPDPKGINKVTEGATSLLGRGLASLTRSTSVDPEHTIANPDNIVVLPDGRVIIGEDSTIHKPNMLWVYDPGHSA, encoded by the coding sequence ATGGCGTCAGAACACACGCGACGAGAGACGCTCAAACTGCTGTCTGCCCTCGGGGCAGCCGGTATCGTCGGAAGCGGATCCGTGATGGCTGTTCCCTCACACGGTCACGAGGGAGTCGGTGCGACGTTGAACCGATTTGCGACGACGGTCGCCGGTGCTGAAATTACGGGCGTGTTCGTCACCCAGGACGGACAGCTCTTTTTCAACGTCCAGCATCCGTCGGAAACCGCCCAAGAGCGCTATCAACCGGGGGCGATCGGTGCCGTCGCTGGCGTGGACATGCATCGCCTGCCCGCTGATTTCGAAAGCGTCCAACCGCCGGAAAGTCCCGCAGAATACGTTACGACCGCAGCCGGGGAATACCAAATCCTCGCGACCAGCAACGACGAAACCGAAAGCGGACAGCGGCTCGGAATGCCGTATTCCCCAGACGGCGAGCCACTGACCGACGGAAATGATCCGGATTTCAACGGATTCATATCTTCTGACAAAACGACCGACGAGGGATATCTGTTCACGAACTGGGAGGATGTTCCGGGCATGATGAGTCGGCTTCACCTTCGGCAGTCACGCTCCACCGGTCGGTGGTCGGTGTTGGAACGCACGAACGTCGATTTCCGCGAGGTGGAAGGCACGTGGAACAACTGTTTCGGAACGGTGACCCCTTGGAACACTCCCTTGACTTCCGAGGAGTACGAACCCGACGCACGGGCGTGGTTCCACGAAGACGAGCAAACCTACAACAACCAAGAGGCGAAGATCGAGTCGTATCTCGGACGGTTCGGAAACGCCTACCGCTACGGATACATCGTCGAGATCGAAGAGCCACGATCGGACGATCCTGCGCCGACCAAACACTACACGATGGGTCGGTTCTCTCATGAGAACGCCGTGGTGATGCCGGATGCCCAGACAGTGTACATGAGCGACGACGGAACCGGCACGGTCTTTTTCAAGTTCGTTGCAGACGTGCCCGGTGATCTCTCCGCTGGAACGTTGTACGCCGCAGCGGCCAAACAGCAAGGAGGTAGCACTGATCCACGGGACGTATCGTTCAAACTGGAGTGGATCGAGCTGGCCCACGCCACTGACGAGGCGGTCGAATCGTGGATCGCCGACTACGACGACCAAGATCCGTCTTCAGATCCGACCTACATCACTGACGAGCAGATCCAGACATGGGCGAACGGCAACGCAGACGACGATCGCGCGGCGTTTCTCGAATCCCGAAAGGCTGCCGCCGCTAAGGGCGCAACCAATGAGTTCCGAAAGATGGAAGGCGTCAACGTTCGCCCGAACGCGACGCCCGGCGACCATCTGTATCTTGCGATGTCTGAACTCAACGAAACGATGCGCTCGAACGACGATACCGACGAGTTCGGCGATCCACAAGACGACGTTCGCCTCGATCGAGAGGATTCCGGAGCGGTGTATCGTCTCCGGCTCGATGGAAACTACGACGTTCATCGGATGGAGCCGGCTGTCGTTGGTGGTGACCACGCCACCATCTGTGGTGGCTGTCCTTACGACGCCCGCCCCAACTCGAACGCCACCGTCTGTCAGGACTGTGCGTACAATCCGTCTTCTGCCACCGAAACGTCCTCCTCGACCACCCCGGATCCGAAGGGCATCAACAAGGTGACTGAAGGAGCGACATCACTTCTGGGACGTGGACTAGCGTCGTTAACGCGATCCACGTCGGTCGATCCGGAACACACCATCGCAAACCCGGACAACATCGTGGTCTTACCGGACGGCCGCGTGATCATCGGAGAAGATAGCACCATCCACAAACCGAACATGCTGTGGGTGTACGATCCCGGCCATTCCGCGTGA
- a CDS encoding PstS family phosphate ABC transporter substrate-binding protein has translation MTRRRFVAGVGLAGIGAMAGCTANPNLGNTNGGVADGGSSETLSGRIDIAGSSTVFPLAKAIGVAFQKQHPDVEVSLSSTGTGGGFENFFCQGKTDLNNASRSIGDDERNRCLDSGIEPLELRVATDAVTVIVNNDADWVDCMTVEELRQIWEPNGAEQWSDVRSEWPDESINLFGAADTSGTFDYFTESIVGEEGKQRDDYQATEKDNTIIQGVSGDRYALGYLGFAYYQSNQNAVKAVAIDDGNGCVAPSIDTAKTGDYQPLSRPLFTYVSKASLTKPQVASFARFFVEKSTSDRIVTERVGYVPNTDQRMNEQLTELERAIESVQKQ, from the coding sequence ATGACACGGCGTCGATTCGTCGCGGGGGTTGGATTGGCCGGTATTGGTGCCATGGCAGGGTGTACAGCGAACCCGAATCTGGGCAACACGAACGGTGGCGTTGCCGATGGTGGATCATCCGAAACACTCTCAGGACGCATCGACATCGCCGGGAGTTCGACGGTGTTTCCGCTTGCAAAAGCGATCGGGGTAGCGTTTCAAAAGCAGCATCCGGATGTGGAGGTGTCACTGAGCAGTACGGGTACTGGCGGAGGCTTCGAGAATTTCTTCTGCCAGGGAAAAACCGATCTCAATAATGCTAGCAGATCGATCGGGGATGACGAGCGCAATCGGTGTTTGGACAGCGGTATCGAACCGTTGGAACTTCGCGTCGCCACGGATGCGGTCACTGTCATCGTGAACAACGATGCCGATTGGGTCGACTGTATGACCGTCGAGGAGTTGCGACAAATCTGGGAGCCAAACGGCGCAGAACAATGGAGCGACGTTCGTTCGGAGTGGCCGGACGAATCGATCAACCTGTTCGGTGCAGCAGACACCTCCGGAACGTTCGACTACTTCACTGAGTCTATCGTCGGTGAGGAAGGCAAACAGCGAGATGACTACCAGGCAACCGAGAAGGACAACACCATCATTCAGGGCGTTTCGGGCGATCGATACGCCCTAGGCTACCTGGGGTTTGCGTACTACCAATCGAATCAGAACGCGGTGAAGGCGGTCGCTATCGATGACGGAAATGGGTGTGTAGCTCCTTCGATCGACACGGCAAAAACGGGAGACTACCAGCCACTGTCTCGCCCGCTGTTCACATACGTTTCGAAGGCCTCGCTCACGAAGCCACAGGTCGCTTCGTTCGCCCGGTTTTTCGTCGAAAAGAGCACGAGCGATCGAATCGTCACTGAACGAGTCGGTTACGTCCCAAACACCGATCAACGGATGAACGAACAACTAACGGAGCTTGAACGAGCGATCGAGAGCGTCCAAAAACAATGA
- the pstC gene encoding phosphate ABC transporter permease subunit PstC: protein MSDELGVTRQTNTAPRERIARWFFFTCASVSVVVTLGIVVVLVLGAVEFFRATAVPLGSAPEQTVRFTEYLLGTTWSPGGSPQSFGLLAPLSATVMLTIGSALIALPLGLATAIYLSEYASERKRAVLKPALEILAGVPTVVYGYFALVYITPAINAVVPFDLATFNLLSACIVVGIMIIPMVSSISEDAMSAVPDALRQAGYGLGATKFDVSTSIVVPSAISGIVSAFILALSRAIGETMAVAIASGSRSVLQNPLDPTAYIGPNSPITAQMINLALGDISARGPAYHAMFALGLTLFVVTLLMNLISDRIAQRYREVYQ, encoded by the coding sequence ATGAGCGACGAACTGGGAGTGACACGACAAACCAACACCGCTCCACGCGAGCGGATCGCGCGGTGGTTCTTTTTCACCTGTGCATCGGTATCGGTCGTCGTAACCCTCGGGATCGTGGTGGTGTTAGTGCTCGGTGCGGTGGAGTTCTTCCGAGCTACGGCGGTACCTCTCGGCAGCGCGCCCGAACAGACCGTACGATTCACGGAGTATCTGTTGGGAACGACGTGGTCGCCGGGTGGCTCACCCCAGTCGTTCGGCTTGCTTGCACCGTTGTCCGCGACGGTCATGCTCACGATCGGCTCCGCTCTCATCGCGCTGCCGCTCGGACTTGCGACTGCCATCTACCTGAGCGAATACGCCAGCGAGCGTAAACGCGCCGTTTTAAAGCCCGCACTGGAAATCTTGGCAGGAGTTCCGACGGTCGTGTACGGCTACTTCGCGCTCGTGTATATCACGCCCGCGATCAACGCTGTCGTCCCGTTCGATCTCGCCACGTTCAACCTCCTGTCTGCGTGCATCGTCGTCGGGATCATGATCATCCCGATGGTGTCCTCGATCAGTGAGGACGCGATGAGCGCAGTGCCCGACGCGCTCCGGCAGGCCGGTTACGGTCTGGGTGCGACGAAGTTCGATGTCTCGACGAGTATCGTCGTTCCGTCGGCGATCTCCGGCATCGTTTCAGCGTTCATCCTCGCGCTTTCGCGAGCGATCGGTGAGACGATGGCCGTTGCGATCGCCTCCGGGAGTCGTTCCGTGCTCCAGAACCCGTTGGATCCGACGGCGTACATCGGTCCGAACTCGCCGATCACGGCCCAGATGATCAACCTCGCGCTCGGTGATATCTCCGCTCGCGGACCGGCGTACCACGCCATGTTCGCGCTCGGACTGACGCTGTTCGTCGTCACACTGCTCATGAATCTCATCAGCGATCGGATCGCCCAACGGTACAGGGAGGTGTATCAGTGA
- the pstA gene encoding phosphate ABC transporter permease PstA, with amino-acid sequence MAAETENSPGFGRVSRTRGVVFRYVLLVSTLSGLVSLGVLLTNVAVDAIRPFSADLGWYTTYLVAFLCPSALVGLFLYSKDRDTLAVGIEGLFVPIAGLFGAGTLLLLFEAIVFYVWFAWIAAIAVPVIVYVGCRAMELSLRRRTIAVLATGWIALFGVPVSRFIAVPDALPLTIESIPSHVLTLLALGIPEYVQFHVLTIPNQYLSYLFTLTPPVAIYVGRRVHHNESRRLGRLAGGLVVVGALSVVFQKVLDPGTALILMMTVAVPTVYYVVMTIRHRTDVRIGLLFPAVVVGGAFLGRVLVWALGMEGPAAWLDMAFLTDTPTGMPETTGLNPALVGSLLLMVVVIASSFPLGVGAAVYLEEYAPDTWYTRFIQLNISNLAGVPSVVYGLLGLGLFIDLGGFSGQTVSIAGTTITLSGLPAGSLLAGGLAISLLILPIVIISSQEAIRSVPDSLRQASFGMGATQWQTIKNVVLPRSIPGVLTGTILAVGRAVGETAPLIMVLAADFKVTPPTSLFDKTSALPLQVYNWAFLPDEAFRHGVLAAGVVTMIVVLLSINSIAIVVRNKYETEQQ; translated from the coding sequence ATGGCGGCCGAAACCGAAAACTCGCCGGGGTTCGGCCGAGTGAGCCGGACTCGTGGTGTAGTGTTCAGATACGTGTTGTTGGTCTCGACGCTTTCGGGACTCGTGTCGTTGGGTGTGCTTCTCACCAACGTGGCGGTCGACGCAATCCGCCCGTTCAGTGCGGATCTCGGCTGGTATACCACGTATCTCGTGGCGTTTCTGTGTCCAAGCGCGCTCGTTGGGCTGTTTCTCTACTCCAAGGATCGGGACACATTGGCTGTCGGAATCGAAGGGCTGTTCGTCCCGATTGCCGGACTGTTCGGTGCTGGGACCCTGCTTTTGCTGTTCGAAGCGATCGTGTTTTACGTCTGGTTCGCGTGGATCGCCGCGATCGCGGTGCCGGTTATCGTGTACGTCGGCTGTCGAGCGATGGAGCTGTCCCTTCGTAGGCGAACGATCGCAGTGCTTGCCACCGGGTGGATCGCGCTGTTCGGCGTTCCTGTCTCTCGGTTCATTGCTGTGCCCGATGCCCTCCCGCTGACGATCGAGTCGATCCCATCTCACGTACTGACCCTGTTGGCGCTCGGGATCCCGGAGTACGTCCAGTTCCACGTGTTGACCATCCCGAATCAGTATCTGTCGTATCTGTTCACGCTCACGCCTCCGGTGGCTATCTACGTCGGTCGTCGTGTGCACCACAATGAAAGTCGACGTCTCGGCCGACTCGCTGGCGGTCTCGTCGTGGTTGGGGCGCTGTCGGTCGTCTTTCAGAAGGTGCTCGATCCCGGAACGGCGCTCATACTCATGATGACGGTCGCCGTTCCGACCGTCTACTACGTGGTAATGACGATCAGGCACCGGACTGACGTCCGCATCGGGTTACTCTTTCCGGCGGTCGTCGTTGGCGGTGCGTTCCTCGGCCGTGTGCTCGTCTGGGCGCTCGGAATGGAAGGCCCGGCCGCGTGGCTCGACATGGCGTTTCTCACGGACACTCCAACGGGGATGCCAGAAACGACGGGGCTCAATCCCGCACTCGTCGGATCGTTGTTGTTGATGGTCGTCGTGATCGCGTCGTCGTTTCCGCTCGGCGTCGGTGCAGCGGTGTATCTCGAAGAGTATGCGCCTGATACCTGGTACACGCGGTTCATCCAGCTCAACATCTCGAATCTCGCTGGCGTTCCGTCGGTCGTGTACGGCCTGCTCGGACTCGGACTGTTCATCGACCTCGGTGGCTTTAGCGGACAGACGGTGTCGATCGCTGGTACGACCATCACGCTGTCGGGGCTGCCAGCAGGATCGCTGCTTGCAGGTGGTCTTGCGATCTCTTTGCTCATCCTTCCTATCGTCATCATCTCTTCGCAGGAGGCGATCCGGTCGGTGCCTGACTCGCTCAGACAGGCCTCGTTCGGGATGGGCGCGACCCAGTGGCAGACGATCAAAAACGTGGTGTTGCCGCGTTCGATTCCCGGCGTTCTGACCGGGACGATCCTCGCGGTCGGGCGTGCAGTCGGCGAGACCGCACCGCTGATCATGGTGTTGGCGGCGGACTTCAAAGTGACCCCTCCGACGAGCCTCTTCGATAAGACGAGCGCGTTACCGTTGCAGGTGTACAACTGGGCGTTTCTGCCAGACGAAGCGTTTCGTCACGGCGTGCTCGCAGCTGGTGTCGTGACGATGATCGTGGTGTTACTGTCGATCAATTCGATCGCGATCGTCGTTCGTAACAAGTACGAAACTGAACAACAATGA
- a CDS encoding cupin domain-containing protein codes for MSVDKVNYHDVDQVGNAMHFLREPLSCEQLGLTVVECEPGWTGKEHDHSEQGEEEVYLLLDGSATVVADGEEISLEAGDALRLSPDTTRQIRNGDTESTFVLAGAP; via the coding sequence ATGTCGGTAGACAAAGTCAACTACCACGATGTGGACCAGGTCGGGAACGCGATGCACTTTCTCAGAGAGCCGCTGAGCTGCGAGCAGCTCGGGTTGACTGTTGTCGAGTGTGAGCCGGGGTGGACAGGAAAGGAACACGATCACAGCGAACAGGGTGAAGAAGAAGTGTATCTGCTTCTCGACGGTAGCGCGACCGTCGTGGCCGACGGCGAGGAGATCTCGCTCGAAGCTGGAGATGCGCTCCGTCTCTCACCCGATACGACGCGCCAGATCCGAAACGGTGACACCGAAAGCACGTTCGTTCTCGCGGGTGCGCCCTGA
- a CDS encoding IMP cyclohydrolase: MYVGRFIVVAPGIGAYRVSSRSFPHRAITDRDGTLTVGPTTDAPETDNPYIAYNCLRQVDDTVVLGNGSHVDPIAEKLDRGYPVRDGMAEALLALDYEKDDYDTPRIAGIVGSESAYVGTVRTDALLVHEVTTPTLVATYERDTPEPFAFDAETASEAAREVYFHEFEHPVCAAGVTVDETIETAVVND, from the coding sequence ATGTACGTCGGACGTTTCATCGTCGTCGCTCCTGGTATCGGTGCGTACCGCGTCTCGTCTCGTTCATTTCCCCATCGGGCGATAACCGACCGGGACGGAACGTTGACCGTCGGTCCCACGACGGACGCACCGGAAACGGACAATCCGTACATCGCGTACAACTGCCTGCGGCAGGTCGACGATACGGTCGTCCTCGGGAACGGTTCTCACGTCGATCCCATCGCTGAGAAGCTCGATCGGGGGTATCCCGTCCGCGATGGGATGGCCGAGGCGCTACTGGCGCTCGATTATGAGAAAGACGACTACGACACGCCACGTATTGCCGGCATCGTTGGATCGGAATCAGCGTACGTCGGAACGGTCCGAACTGACGCACTCCTCGTACACGAGGTCACCACACCAACGCTCGTCGCAACCTACGAACGAGACACTCCCGAGCCGTTCGCGTTCGATGCTGAAACAGCCTCCGAGGCGGCTCGTGAGGTGTATTTCCACGAGTTCGAGCACCCCGTCTGTGCAGCCGGTGTCACCGTCGATGAGACTATCGAAACAGCTGTTGTGAACGACTAA
- a CDS encoding universal stress protein: MSHRIMVPVVDPETGSDLIRMAAASAHAHEDENAEVMAVNVIKVTQQTILSREPEFEAEHIKQRRALLSSARDIVSEFNVGLRTREIVGRNAGSAVLKIIKEENVDHVLLHWNGTRSVRNYVLGSSIDPVVGRASCDVTLVTFGPEGDWSDSVLVLVGQGPHTPIAARRGAEFATKGKLGFLNVQEPDHTDDNHSPEGRRGDIIETLIAETGVMETFVKNAEELCIERSVAVTADIEQAILTHASEYDTICIGAPRSGPVARAIFGSLPETISEKANCTVVTAHGTDGLPMSVREAIVRQLKI; encoded by the coding sequence ATGTCCCATCGAATCATGGTCCCCGTTGTGGACCCCGAGACAGGAAGCGATCTCATCCGTATGGCCGCCGCGAGTGCGCACGCACATGAAGATGAGAATGCTGAGGTCATGGCAGTGAACGTAATCAAAGTGACACAGCAGACGATCCTCTCCCGGGAGCCAGAATTTGAAGCGGAACACATCAAACAACGACGGGCACTGCTGTCGTCGGCCCGCGATATAGTGTCGGAGTTCAACGTCGGATTACGAACGCGGGAGATCGTCGGCCGAAACGCCGGATCGGCCGTTCTCAAGATAATCAAAGAAGAAAATGTCGATCACGTGCTTTTACACTGGAATGGTACCCGCAGCGTACGAAACTACGTGCTCGGCTCATCCATCGATCCTGTCGTTGGGCGAGCTTCCTGTGACGTGACACTGGTAACGTTCGGCCCTGAAGGCGACTGGAGTGATTCCGTCTTGGTGCTCGTAGGGCAAGGGCCACACACGCCGATCGCTGCTCGGCGGGGCGCAGAGTTCGCAACAAAGGGAAAACTCGGATTTCTCAACGTTCAAGAGCCAGATCACACGGATGACAACCACTCTCCGGAGGGACGAAGAGGGGACATCATCGAGACACTCATTGCGGAGACAGGCGTCATGGAAACGTTCGTCAAAAATGCCGAGGAGCTGTGTATCGAGCGCTCGGTTGCAGTAACAGCGGATATCGAACAAGCGATCCTTACACACGCCAGCGAGTACGATACGATCTGTATTGGGGCACCACGGTCTGGACCGGTAGCCCGGGCTATTTTCGGATCACTTCCCGAGACTATCAGTGAAAAAGCCAATTGTACCGTCGTAACGGCCCATGGGACCGATGGATTGCCGATGTCAGTTCGGGAGGCTATCGTTCGGCAGCTGAAAATCTAA
- a CDS encoding helix-turn-helix transcriptional regulator, with protein MPSTSEVAEILRKRYEWLPYLAESELTKPELCDRIDVSRSTVDRGVSELESAEIVDRTANGYQLTAFGDLLCQLRKSYLRSLETIYRAQGMQTPLPTDQYGEQILFDGGDVVLPEPHLPEKPTRRILSLITDSRAVYGLTPVMHDQYVSTSYEQVMMHDLEFEFLITSQIFDGLVSLYSEWLINAFQRDAFVIYECQQLPPFGLAIFERKSDGSHTVVLALYADNGLSGIIENDTRKAVGWAKQLYRDYREAATHIDTDYVRKTLNQERP; from the coding sequence ATGCCATCCACCTCAGAGGTCGCTGAAATACTACGGAAAAGATATGAGTGGCTTCCATACTTGGCAGAGTCCGAACTCACAAAGCCGGAACTGTGTGATCGGATAGATGTCTCCCGTTCGACCGTCGATAGAGGAGTGTCTGAGTTGGAATCGGCTGAAATCGTCGATCGAACTGCTAACGGCTACCAACTAACGGCGTTCGGTGATCTCCTCTGCCAGCTCCGAAAATCGTATTTACGTTCATTGGAGACGATCTATCGCGCTCAAGGGATGCAGACGCCTCTCCCGACCGATCAGTACGGGGAACAGATCTTGTTTGACGGCGGTGACGTGGTTCTTCCGGAGCCACACCTCCCGGAAAAACCCACACGACGGATCCTCTCATTGATCACAGACTCCCGTGCGGTGTACGGCCTTACTCCGGTTATGCACGATCAGTACGTCTCTACTAGCTACGAACAGGTGATGATGCACGATTTGGAGTTCGAGTTTCTCATCACGTCTCAGATCTTCGATGGACTCGTTTCCTTGTATTCCGAATGGCTCATCAACGCGTTCCAACGGGATGCGTTCGTGATTTACGAATGCCAACAGCTCCCACCCTTCGGATTAGCCATCTTTGAACGGAAATCGGACGGCTCTCACACGGTCGTATTGGCTCTGTACGCCGACAACGGACTGAGTGGAATCATCGAGAACGACACCAGAAAAGCCGTCGGCTGGGCAAAGCAACTGTATCGTGATTATCGGGAGGCTGCCACACACATCGATACCGACTACGTCAGGAAAACGTTGAACCAGGAGCGACCATGA
- the thsB gene encoding thermosome subunit beta, with protein MVILGDDAQRVKDRDAQSHNIAAARAVAEAVRSTLGPKGMDKMLVSSMGDVTVTNDGVTILQEMDIDNPTAEMIIEVAETQEDEAGDGTTTAVAIAGELLKQAEDLLEQDIHPTAVIRGFNMASEHARAEIDEIATDVDASDEELLRKVAETSMTGKGAELNKELLSQLIVDAVSAVTVESDGESIVDLDYVNIETQTGSSASASELLDGAVISKDPVHPDMPSDVEDADILLIDEPIEIDEADVDTQLSVDSPDQLQQFLDKEEAQLKEKVEQIVDSGANVVFCQKGIDDMAQHYLAKEGILAARRVKKSDIGFLKELTGARIVSNLDTANEADLGSASIRRDDDEELFYVEGNNEESHGVTLLLRGSTEHVVDELERGLTDALDVVSQTVADGRVLAGGGAIEVELASRLRDYADSVSGREQLAVEAFADSIELIPRVLAENAGIDPIDTLVDLRSVHEDGDANTGLNVFGGDIEDTFEGGVVEPAHAKEQALASASEAANLVLKIDDIISAGDLSTEGEEDGGPGGPGGAPGGMGGMGGMGGAM; from the coding sequence ATGGTTATCCTCGGTGACGATGCTCAGCGGGTCAAAGACCGCGATGCACAGTCACACAACATCGCTGCCGCGCGAGCGGTGGCTGAAGCCGTTCGGTCCACACTCGGACCGAAAGGGATGGACAAGATGCTCGTCTCCTCGATGGGCGATGTGACCGTCACGAACGACGGCGTGACGATCCTACAGGAGATGGACATCGACAACCCGACGGCGGAGATGATCATCGAGGTGGCCGAAACCCAAGAGGACGAGGCGGGTGACGGCACGACGACGGCGGTAGCGATCGCGGGCGAACTGTTGAAACAGGCCGAGGATCTGCTCGAACAGGACATTCATCCGACGGCAGTGATCCGCGGGTTCAACATGGCGAGCGAACACGCTCGCGCGGAGATCGACGAGATCGCGACGGACGTCGACGCCTCCGATGAGGAACTGTTGCGGAAGGTGGCCGAGACGTCGATGACCGGCAAGGGCGCAGAGCTCAACAAGGAACTGCTCAGTCAGCTCATCGTCGACGCCGTCAGTGCCGTGACGGTCGAGAGCGACGGCGAGAGCATCGTCGATCTCGATTACGTGAACATTGAGACCCAGACTGGCAGCTCCGCGAGCGCCTCCGAGTTGCTGGATGGGGCCGTTATCAGCAAGGATCCGGTTCATCCCGACATGCCGAGCGACGTCGAGGACGCGGACATCCTGCTCATCGACGAACCGATCGAGATCGATGAGGCCGATGTCGACACCCAGCTCAGCGTCGACAGCCCCGACCAGCTCCAGCAGTTCCTTGATAAGGAGGAAGCCCAGCTCAAAGAAAAGGTCGAGCAGATCGTCGATTCGGGCGCAAACGTCGTCTTCTGTCAGAAAGGCATCGACGACATGGCCCAACACTACCTTGCCAAAGAGGGAATCCTTGCAGCACGCCGCGTCAAGAAGTCCGATATCGGCTTCCTCAAGGAACTCACGGGTGCGCGAATCGTGAGCAACCTCGATACCGCCAACGAAGCGGATCTCGGCTCGGCATCGATCCGGCGTGACGACGACGAAGAGCTGTTCTACGTCGAGGGCAACAACGAAGAGTCTCACGGCGTGACGCTGTTGCTGCGCGGTTCGACCGAGCACGTCGTCGACGAACTCGAACGTGGACTCACCGACGCGCTCGATGTCGTCTCCCAGACTGTCGCCGACGGGCGGGTGCTCGCTGGCGGCGGCGCGATCGAGGTCGAGCTCGCAAGTCGCCTCCGCGACTACGCCGACAGCGTCAGCGGGCGCGAACAGCTCGCTGTCGAGGCGTTCGCGGATTCGATCGAACTCATCCCGCGAGTGCTCGCTGAGAACGCCGGTATCGATCCCATCGACACGCTGGTCGATCTCCGCTCGGTCCACGAGGACGGCGACGCTAACACCGGACTGAACGTCTTCGGTGGCGATATCGAGGACACGTTCGAGGGTGGCGTCGTCGAACCGGCCCACGCCAAAGAACAGGCCCTAGCGAGCGCCTCCGAAGCCGCCAACCTCGTGCTCAAGATCGACGACATCATTTCCGCTGGCGACCTCTCCACCGAGGGCGAAGAGGACGGCGGGCCCGGCGGTCCCGGTGGTGCCCCCGGCGGCATGGGCGGCATGGGTGGCATGGGCGGCGCGATGTAG
- a CDS encoding DUF7537 family lipoprotein, giving the protein MRTLTPVVLALLLVLSGCSGFPVIGTDSDPVTVTPAQVPTDGEKGMPPGVTESGISSVQTLIDAHREALANRSVAINSTYRIAVDDRTVGESNTTIRVAADRTAVSTVSKHTPSNATRETWTNETGFYSKGTQNGTDTYRHYNATRESLPQERSDSRLSMGIKSLLQKASNVSVEPISDDGSPDRYLLQGTQQRDEQSGFSSTNMTIQEGNLSAVIDENGFIREYEYERRQRNDTTIARVRTDVQFHVNATPPEQPAWVDKAENATRNAEQETEA; this is encoded by the coding sequence ATGCGAACACTCACACCAGTCGTACTCGCCCTTTTGCTCGTTTTGTCGGGGTGTAGCGGGTTTCCGGTGATCGGAACGGACTCGGATCCCGTGACCGTCACGCCCGCACAAGTGCCGACCGATGGAGAGAAGGGGATGCCGCCGGGCGTTACGGAAAGCGGGATCAGCAGTGTTCAAACGCTGATCGACGCCCACCGGGAGGCGCTGGCGAACCGGTCGGTCGCGATCAACTCGACGTATCGGATCGCTGTGGACGATCGGACAGTAGGAGAGTCGAACACCACCATTCGCGTCGCTGCGGATCGAACGGCCGTCTCCACCGTATCGAAGCACACTCCATCCAATGCGACACGCGAGACGTGGACGAACGAAACGGGTTTCTACTCGAAAGGCACGCAGAACGGGACGGATACATATCGTCACTACAACGCGACACGAGAGAGTTTGCCCCAAGAGCGATCCGACAGTCGGCTGTCGATGGGCATCAAATCGCTGCTGCAGAAGGCGTCGAACGTGTCGGTCGAACCGATATCGGACGACGGATCGCCGGATCGGTATCTGCTTCAGGGGACACAGCAGAGAGATGAGCAATCAGGATTCTCCAGTACCAATATGACGATACAGGAAGGTAATCTGTCCGCAGTGATCGACGAAAACGGATTCATCCGTGAGTACGAATACGAGCGGCGGCAGCGAAACGACACCACGATCGCTCGTGTTAGGACCGACGTGCAGTTTCACGTGAACGCGACGCCACCGGAGCAACCAGCGTGGGTGGATAAAGCGGAAAACGCAACGAGAAACGCTGAGCAGGAAACAGAGGCGTAG